The segment CGCCTCCGCCGGCGGCGCCGGGGGCTGCCCCTACGCGCCCGGCGCGTCGGGCAACGTCTCCACCGAGGCCCTCGTCTCCGCGTTCAAGGCCGCCGGCTCCGACGTCGGCGTCGACGAGGTCAAGCTCAAGGCCGCCGCCGCGGGCATCTTCAAGCACCTCGGCCGCCCGGTCGGCGCCCGCCCCGCGAAGTAAGCCGCCCGCCTCATCGAGCCGCCGGCCGATCGAGCGACGATCGTTCTACTCCCATTCCCGCCGCAGCAGGCCGTAAACGTATTCGTCCACGAACACGCCGTTCTTCAAGACGGACTCGCGGACGGCGCCCTCCCGCTTGAAGCCAAGCCGCTCGAACAGCCTGATGGATCTCTCGTTGACGGCGTATATCTCGGCGCCTATCCGGTTCATGCCGAGCGTCGTGAAGCTGTAGTCGATCGCCGCCCGCAGCGCCTCGCTCGCGAATCCCTTGCCCCACTCCCGCTTCTCGCCGATCACGACCGAAAGCCGGCACCGCCGGTTGTAGCGATCGACGTGGGCGATGATCCCGTAGCCGATGAACTCGCCGCTATCCCGTTTTCGGATGGCGTAGCGGATGATCCCCGCGTCCGCGGGGGCGCGCATCGCGCGTTCGATGTTCGCGCGCGTCGCCTCCAGGCTCTCCGATTCGCGATCGTCGGGCTGATCGTCGCTGAGATCGAGCAATTCCGCGTCGTTCTCCCACCGATTCATCTTCTCGGCATCGGACGACGCGTGCGCCGTGAGGATCAGCCGGTCAGTCGTCAGTTGGAACATCGTGGTCATCTGTCGCGTGGGTGCCTCCGCGAGTGCTTCCGTTCAACTGTTTCCGGAAACAGTTGCCGTTACCGAGTAATGAGCGTTGCTCGAATTGTAGCGCGAAAACCGGGATCGCGCCAGGACAAAACGAAGGCCCCGCGCCGTCGCCGGCGCCGGGCCCTGTTTTACGGCCGCCGGATTAGTGCGCGGCGGGCGCGGCCTCGGCGGCGGGAGCCTTGGGGGCTTCCTCGGCCTTCTTCTCGGCCTTGGCGGCCTTCTTGGCGGCCTTGCGGGCCTTCTTCACGGCCTTCTTCTCGGCCTTGGCGGCCTTCTTCTCGACCTTGGCCGGGGCGGCCTCGACGGCCGCCGCGGGAGCGGCGGTCTCGGTCTTGGGGGCGGCTTCCTCGGCGAACAGCGGGGCGGTGAGGCCCAGGACGGCGACGGCGATGAGCAGCTTCTTCATGGCGTGTCTCCTTATCTATGGATGGTGCGGATTCTAAGTCGGGACGCGGGCCCCGGCGGGCCGCGTCAGGTCGCGCCTGGCGGGGGAGTCTAGGCGGCGAGGGGAGGCGAGTGGGAGCGCGGCTCGGGCGGCGGCGCGTCGGCCTTGAGGCACGCGGCGGCGGCGGCCGGGAGGCGGACGGGGAGGAGCGCCACGACGCAGCCGTCGGCGATGAAGCCGGGGCACGGCGCGGAGCGGAGGTCCTGCTCTTCCGACGCGGCGGACAGCTCGACGGCGGTGATCTCGTCGGGCGGGTTCGTCGGGCGCTCGCCGATGAGAAGAAGGGCGCCGAGCAGCAGGGCGGGAGCGAGGAGTCGGAGGAGGATATTCACGGGTCTAGCGGCGCGAACAGCGTATCATTTTTTCAATTCGAACCGTTCCGCACGCGGTTCCAGGCGATCTTGAACCGTTCGATGAGCCCGGCCGGCTTCTGGGGCGCGGCCTCGACGGGGGGCGGCTCGGCCTTGGGTGCCACGGCGATGGGCGCGGAGGGCGCCAGGCGGGCGGTGATCGCGGGGGGAGCGGGGCGGTCGGCGGCTTTCTTCTCGGGGACGGTCTTGGCGGCGACGCTCGCCGGGACGGCGGGCGGGGCGCGGGAGCGGCGCTTCTCCGGGGCAGGCTCCGCCTTGACGACGCGCTCCTTGGGCTGGGAGAGGAGGACGGCGAGGTCGGAGAGA is part of the Elusimicrobiota bacterium genome and harbors:
- a CDS encoding GNAT family N-acetyltransferase is translated as MTTMFQLTTDRLILTAHASSDAEKMNRWENDAELLDLSDDQPDDRESESLEATRANIERAMRAPADAGIIRYAIRKRDSGEFIGYGIIAHVDRYNRRCRLSVVIGEKREWGKGFASEALRAAIDYSFTTLGMNRIGAEIYAVNERSIRLFERLGFKREGAVRESVLKNGVFVDEYVYGLLRREWE